One genomic region from Rhizomicrobium palustre encodes:
- a CDS encoding response regulator produces MTRDDSKPHILVVEDARDIREPLARYLRENGYRSTTAPDAAAARKVLKSAGIDLVVLDIMMPGEDGLSLCRFIRETSQTPVILLTARGEEVDRIIGLEMGADDYIPKPFSPRELIARIGAVLRRTQALPPRQKPPSAAKVTFGDWTLDTGQRELIDQEGVAHPLSSGEFRLLTVLIERPKIALSRNQLLDLTKGRDADLFDRSIDNHVSRLRKKLEPDPKNPRYIKTVWGGGYIFAVDPVTE; encoded by the coding sequence ATGACCCGGGACGATTCAAAACCGCATATCCTGGTGGTGGAGGATGCGCGCGATATCCGCGAGCCGCTCGCCCGCTATTTGCGCGAAAATGGCTATCGTTCCACTACCGCCCCCGATGCTGCAGCGGCGCGTAAAGTGCTGAAATCAGCGGGGATCGATCTCGTCGTGCTCGACATCATGATGCCGGGCGAGGATGGCTTGAGCCTCTGCCGCTTCATTCGCGAAACCTCACAGACCCCCGTCATCCTTCTCACCGCCCGCGGCGAAGAGGTGGACCGCATCATCGGCCTGGAAATGGGCGCGGACGATTACATCCCCAAACCCTTTTCACCGCGTGAGCTGATCGCCCGCATTGGGGCCGTACTGCGCCGGACCCAGGCTCTGCCGCCGCGCCAAAAGCCGCCCAGCGCGGCCAAAGTCACCTTTGGCGATTGGACCTTGGATACCGGCCAGCGCGAGCTCATCGACCAGGAAGGCGTGGCGCATCCCTTATCGAGCGGAGAGTTCAGGCTTCTGACGGTCCTGATCGAACGGCCGAAAATCGCGCTCTCGCGCAATCAATTGCTGGATCTCACCAAGGGGCGCGACGCCGATCTTTTCGATCGCTCGATAGACAATCACGTCAGCCGCTTGCGCAAAAAGCTGGAACCCGATCCGAAGAATCCGCGCTACATCAAAACAGTCTGGGGCGGGGGCTACATTTTCGCTGTCGATCCGGTCACGGAATAG
- a CDS encoding hemolysin family protein yields the protein MSDALFWDLIGIGAVFLLVAANGFFVAAEFSLVAVRRSRVAELVSQRRTGAGTLQKAVTHLDANLAATQLGITISSLALGWIGEPALAHLIDPMFDFLPSDIAKAGEHSVAIVIAFILITALHIVFGELAPKSLALQKSERTALAIVRPLSLFLFILRPAIMGLNGLGNLVLKSVGLHAGEGEGAAHSAEELKLLVRASHAADILEDTQRDVVVRALNIGQRRASDIMTPRVDIDWLDLDDSPEAQLHTIRTSRHEQLLVGRGTIDEPLGMVLKKDLLNQLLDGKKLDPMAVLSEPLVVHEALPVFDLLQRFRQQPIRLVMIVDEYGTLAGIVTQTDLLEAIAGDMPELGDAKPEISQAEDGTLVFDGMTIASDAFEKLGLHPEEGGYHTIAGFALAQLGQIPETGSAFDSDGWHFEVTAMSGRRITELRARRLA from the coding sequence TTGAGTGATGCGCTTTTTTGGGATTTGATCGGGATTGGGGCGGTTTTTCTATTGGTGGCGGCAAATGGCTTTTTTGTTGCCGCTGAGTTCTCCTTGGTCGCCGTGCGCCGCAGCCGTGTGGCCGAGCTTGTCTCCCAGCGCCGCACCGGCGCGGGCACGCTGCAAAAAGCCGTCACCCATCTCGACGCCAACCTCGCCGCCACCCAGCTTGGGATCACAATTTCGTCATTGGCCTTGGGCTGGATCGGCGAGCCCGCACTGGCGCATCTGATCGATCCGATGTTCGATTTTTTGCCCTCGGATATCGCCAAGGCAGGCGAGCATTCCGTCGCCATCGTGATCGCGTTCATTTTGATCACCGCGCTGCATATCGTGTTCGGAGAGCTCGCGCCTAAGAGCCTGGCCTTGCAGAAAAGCGAGCGCACGGCGCTGGCCATCGTGCGACCGCTAAGCCTGTTTCTCTTCATTTTGCGCCCGGCGATCATGGGGCTCAACGGCCTCGGCAATCTGGTGCTGAAAAGCGTCGGCTTGCATGCGGGTGAAGGCGAAGGCGCGGCCCATTCCGCCGAGGAATTGAAGCTTCTGGTGCGCGCTAGCCATGCCGCGGATATTCTGGAAGATACCCAGCGCGATGTGGTCGTCCGTGCCCTGAATATCGGCCAGCGCCGCGCCTCCGACATCATGACCCCGCGCGTGGATATAGATTGGCTAGATCTCGATGACAGCCCCGAGGCGCAGCTGCACACCATCCGAACTAGCCGTCATGAGCAGCTGCTGGTCGGGCGCGGCACCATTGATGAACCATTAGGTATGGTTTTGAAGAAGGACCTGCTCAACCAGCTTCTGGACGGCAAGAAGCTCGATCCCATGGCGGTGCTGAGCGAGCCTCTGGTGGTACATGAAGCCCTGCCCGTCTTCGATCTTTTGCAGCGTTTCCGCCAGCAGCCCATTCGCCTGGTGATGATTGTGGATGAATACGGCACCCTTGCAGGCATCGTGACCCAGACCGATCTATTGGAAGCGATCGCGGGTGACATGCCTGAACTCGGCGATGCCAAGCCGGAGATTTCGCAAGCCGAAGATGGCACGCTGGTATTCGACGGCATGACCATCGCCTCGGATGCCTTCGAGAAACTCGGCCTGCACCCCGAGGAAGGTGGTTATCACACCATTGCAGGCTTCGCGCTCGCTCAGCTTGGACAGATCCCCGAAACCGGCAGCGCCTTTGACAGCGACGGCTGGCATTTCGAGGTCACCGCCATGTCCGGGCGTCGGATCACGGAGTTGCGCGCCCGGCGCTTAGCGTGA
- a CDS encoding ATP-dependent nuclease encodes MIVQEIGVRNYRSLKDEKISCDTLTALVGPNGAGKSCFIRALDLFYSPSPNLSRDDFYNHDISSDIEIAITFTALTERENSRFSSRVQNGILPVVRVLSLTSRNTGRYYGFVRQFPGFAGLRALSGREQINFYREFRKSDEWKDVLPVATSGAAVAEALDQWEFEHQGFLEVGRDDGQFIGFENVARGYLSDATKFIFIPAIRDAADDVREGKASPITQLMDLVVRSTLATNEEIATLKAETQKKYVELTNPGNLPALGLLAENLSGTLHQYYEETDVKLRWLPPDEFSLPLPKADVRLFEDNLDIPVSKVGHGLQRAFILSLLQHLAIARAPVAATETNAETVSEVGPTEGELNLIFGIEEPEIYQHPNRQRHFAKVLLELTKNAIPGVAARTQIIYATHSPLMVGIDRFDNIRRITRIQAEAEMPKVSRAAQTTWDEVAEIVWIANGEPLPKYTGATIRPRVVSLMTPWMNEGFFADATVLVEGEDDRAALLGAALAIGIDLESRGYAVIPCNGKTNLDRCKTIFEKLGIPTFILWDSDFHLLGKDKADAENAIKQNRTLLRLVGHQEEDWPSIIENRFACFKDCLEVTLRNEIGAEVFDALLADVQTRYAISKRKYALKNPLVISEVLKSAASDACTSKTLNDIVNAIVQLK; translated from the coding sequence ATGATTGTCCAAGAAATAGGCGTCAGAAACTATCGTTCACTAAAAGATGAAAAGATTAGCTGCGATACACTCACAGCTTTGGTTGGCCCAAATGGCGCTGGAAAGTCATGTTTTATTCGTGCGCTAGATCTATTTTATTCGCCCTCTCCAAATCTAAGTAGAGATGATTTCTATAATCACGATATCAGTAGCGATATCGAAATTGCGATCACATTTACCGCCTTAACAGAGAGAGAAAACTCGCGATTTTCTTCTCGTGTGCAGAATGGAATTCTTCCCGTTGTAAGAGTGCTGTCGCTAACTTCGAGAAATACCGGCAGATACTATGGCTTCGTTCGGCAGTTTCCCGGATTTGCGGGCCTTCGCGCATTGTCAGGGCGCGAACAGATTAACTTTTATCGGGAGTTCAGAAAGTCCGATGAATGGAAAGATGTCTTGCCTGTGGCGACATCTGGTGCTGCGGTCGCGGAGGCTCTAGATCAGTGGGAATTTGAGCATCAAGGATTTCTGGAAGTTGGTCGGGATGATGGGCAATTCATTGGATTCGAGAATGTAGCGAGGGGATACCTAAGCGACGCTACTAAGTTTATATTCATCCCAGCCATTCGCGATGCCGCTGACGACGTCCGGGAAGGAAAGGCATCGCCAATCACGCAGCTAATGGACTTAGTTGTCAGATCGACCTTGGCGACCAATGAAGAGATCGCGACTCTTAAGGCTGAGACCCAAAAGAAGTACGTTGAGCTTACTAATCCAGGTAATCTTCCAGCACTTGGTTTGCTCGCGGAAAACCTCTCTGGCACGCTCCATCAGTATTACGAAGAGACTGACGTAAAACTTCGATGGCTTCCCCCTGATGAGTTCTCTTTACCGCTGCCAAAAGCTGACGTACGCCTATTTGAAGATAATCTAGACATACCTGTTTCAAAAGTGGGACATGGTCTGCAGAGAGCATTCATTCTGTCACTGCTGCAGCATTTGGCAATCGCTCGGGCTCCTGTGGCAGCAACAGAAACGAATGCGGAAACAGTATCAGAAGTTGGCCCAACTGAAGGGGAGCTCAATCTGATTTTCGGAATTGAGGAACCCGAGATATATCAACACCCAAATCGTCAGCGGCACTTTGCCAAAGTTTTGCTGGAGTTGACAAAAAACGCCATCCCTGGAGTGGCTGCGAGAACTCAAATTATTTACGCCACTCACTCACCGTTGATGGTTGGAATTGACCGATTTGATAACATACGGCGCATCACACGGATCCAGGCAGAAGCGGAAATGCCAAAGGTGAGTCGAGCTGCACAAACCACTTGGGACGAAGTGGCAGAAATTGTGTGGATCGCTAATGGAGAGCCATTACCCAAGTACACTGGAGCGACAATTCGTCCCCGTGTAGTCTCACTTATGACGCCTTGGATGAATGAAGGTTTCTTCGCTGACGCCACAGTTCTTGTTGAAGGAGAAGATGATAGAGCCGCGCTTTTGGGAGCGGCACTGGCTATCGGAATAGATCTTGAAAGCCGCGGCTACGCTGTAATTCCATGTAACGGAAAGACCAATTTGGACAGATGCAAAACTATTTTTGAAAAACTTGGAATACCAACATTTATTCTCTGGGATAGCGATTTCCATTTGTTAGGTAAGGACAAAGCTGACGCGGAAAATGCGATCAAGCAAAACCGCACCCTTTTACGTTTAGTAGGTCATCAAGAGGAAGACTGGCCGTCGATAATTGAAAATAGGTTTGCTTGTTTCAAAGATTGTCTCGAGGTTACCCTTAGAAATGAGATTGGGGCAGAAGTTTTTGACGCTTTATTGGCGGATGTTCAGACTCGATATGCGATAAGTAAACGAAAATACGCTCTTAAAAACCCGCTTGTTATTTCGGAAGTCCTCAAGTCGGCTGCCTCAGATGCCTGCACATCCAAAACTTTAAATGATATTGTCAACGCAATAGTACAGCTAAAATAG
- a CDS encoding EF-hand domain-containing protein, protein MTSKRLVLSIVFGAGLAVSASAQPSGNAQNDGPMQGLERSSERGAERMLRNFDTNKDGRVTRAEMNNILGARFAAATRHQAGMSIEQYIAARAAEFRPANEAMFHRLDWNGDGKLTLAEYVAPQHIRFVELDRNGQGYVFCGVSDGGGRSGRAGLAGFCRENDLDMDGKVTRGELDTAIAKRFAAGAGKGQTMVLTQFVASEEQRYLPVNVRGFRRLDQDGDGLLSIHEYAGSEIAQFAKLDKNGNGILEPNELHPRQMRMAQNGLRNY, encoded by the coding sequence ATGACTTCGAAGCGACTGGTGCTTTCTATCGTGTTCGGCGCGGGACTCGCCGTTTCCGCCTCGGCGCAACCATCTGGGAATGCGCAAAATGATGGTCCGATGCAGGGTCTGGAACGGTCGAGTGAGCGCGGCGCGGAACGGATGCTGCGCAACTTCGACACCAACAAGGATGGGCGCGTCACGCGCGCCGAGATGAACAATATTCTTGGGGCGCGTTTCGCGGCGGCGACACGGCATCAAGCAGGAATGAGCATCGAGCAATATATCGCCGCGCGTGCCGCCGAATTTCGGCCCGCCAATGAAGCGATGTTTCATCGCCTGGATTGGAATGGCGATGGCAAGCTGACTCTCGCTGAATATGTGGCGCCTCAGCATATCCGTTTTGTCGAACTCGACCGCAACGGCCAGGGCTATGTCTTTTGCGGGGTTTCCGATGGCGGCGGGCGCAGCGGGCGGGCAGGGCTTGCCGGTTTCTGCCGGGAAAATGATCTTGATATGGATGGCAAGGTCACGCGTGGCGAACTTGATACTGCCATCGCCAAGCGCTTTGCGGCGGGTGCCGGAAAAGGCCAGACGATGGTTCTGACGCAGTTCGTTGCCTCGGAAGAGCAGCGCTATCTGCCCGTCAATGTGCGTGGCTTCCGCCGCCTGGATCAGGATGGCGATGGGCTTCTGTCCATCCACGAATATGCCGGATCGGAAATCGCGCAATTCGCCAAGCTGGACAAGAACGGCAACGGCATTCTGGAGCCGAACGAGCTTCATCCGAGGCAAATGCGGATGGCGCAAAACGGGCTGCGAAACTACTGA
- a CDS encoding ATP-dependent Clp protease proteolytic subunit, with product MFRLDEEDDEKTKVEPKEADPVPVQKALFKSRTVLIFGEVDMKMAERVSAQLLALASENKDDIKVVINSPGGHVEAGDTMHDMLRYIGPRVKVIGTGWVASAGAHIFLGAHKDSRFCLPNTRFLLHQPLGGVRGQATDIEIEAEEIIKMRERLNRIIARETGQPLERILADTERNFWMGAQAAVEYGLVTKVITNASEL from the coding sequence ATGTTTCGCCTCGATGAAGAAGACGACGAGAAGACCAAGGTGGAGCCCAAAGAGGCCGATCCTGTGCCGGTGCAAAAGGCGCTGTTCAAATCGCGCACCGTTCTCATCTTCGGCGAAGTCGACATGAAGATGGCCGAGCGGGTTTCGGCCCAGCTTCTGGCGCTCGCCTCCGAGAACAAGGACGACATCAAGGTCGTGATCAACTCGCCGGGCGGCCATGTCGAAGCCGGCGACACCATGCACGACATGCTGCGCTATATCGGCCCCCGCGTGAAGGTGATCGGCACCGGCTGGGTGGCCTCCGCGGGCGCGCATATCTTCCTCGGCGCCCATAAGGATAGCCGCTTCTGCCTGCCCAATACCCGCTTCCTGCTGCACCAGCCGCTCGGCGGCGTGCGCGGCCAGGCCACGGATATCGAGATCGAGGCCGAAGAGATCATCAAGATGCGCGAACGCCTCAACCGCATCATCGCGCGCGAGACGGGTCAGCCCCTGGAGCGCATCCTGGCCGATACCGAGCGCAATTTCTGGATGGGCGCGCAAGCGGCTGTCGAATACGGCCTGGTGACCAAGGTCATCACCAACGCCTCGGAACTTTAA
- a CDS encoding alpha-amylase family glycosyl hydrolase, with product MEGPDGTAPWWKGAVVYQVYIRSFFDGNGDGQGDFAGLAAKLDYIKALGVDAIWLSPIHPSPNRDWGYDVSDYEDVHPDYGSLADFDHLLKEAHARGLKVVLDEVLCHSSDEHPWFKDSMFRGEKSDWYVWADPALDGTAPNNWLSVFGGPAWSYQPARRQHYHHKFLRQQPKLNWQNPAMREAGLKVIDFWLKRGVDGYRLDVANGFLHDPALTPNPAVPLDKRSDVHWADADNQQEHLFDCNLPENVGVLEQIRHRVEAYGGRFVFGEFSEGYERAGAYAAPDEGLHGGYTFYMLRQKELSPAFVTGNYALLEGHPRHWPVVAFSNHDVTRTASRFGAPPEGDHELAKLLLALLFSLKGTVCLYQGEELGLTEVDLRRDQMRDPVGDLYFPVFKGRDGCRTPMPWDADAANFGFSTGTPWLPLGPAHRGLSVSEQEKDEGSALMFARRFLAFRKNHAALIRGEMEFLSVTGSVLAFTRKLAGETVLCVFNLGREDSVFDLAGFNGAAALDIACGAAQAKDGALRLAPLSAWFGIL from the coding sequence GTGGAAGGGCCTGATGGAACGGCGCCCTGGTGGAAAGGGGCTGTCGTCTATCAGGTCTATATCCGCAGCTTTTTTGACGGCAATGGCGACGGGCAGGGCGATTTCGCCGGGCTCGCCGCCAAGCTGGACTACATCAAAGCGCTGGGCGTGGACGCGATCTGGCTGTCGCCGATCCATCCTTCGCCCAATCGCGATTGGGGCTATGACGTTTCCGATTACGAGGACGTCCACCCCGATTACGGCAGCCTCGCCGATTTCGACCATCTCCTGAAAGAAGCCCATGCCCGCGGGCTGAAAGTGGTGCTGGACGAGGTCCTCTGCCACAGCTCCGACGAGCATCCCTGGTTCAAGGATTCGATGTTCCGGGGCGAGAAATCCGACTGGTATGTCTGGGCTGATCCGGCGCTGGATGGCACAGCGCCCAATAACTGGCTTTCGGTGTTTGGCGGCCCGGCCTGGTCCTATCAGCCTGCGCGGCGCCAGCATTATCACCACAAATTCCTCCGACAGCAGCCCAAGCTGAACTGGCAAAACCCAGCCATGCGCGAAGCCGGGCTGAAGGTGATCGATTTCTGGCTGAAGCGCGGCGTGGATGGCTATCGCCTCGATGTTGCCAATGGCTTTCTGCATGACCCGGCCCTGACGCCCAACCCCGCCGTGCCGCTGGATAAGCGCAGCGACGTCCATTGGGCCGATGCCGATAACCAGCAGGAGCATCTTTTCGACTGCAACCTGCCGGAAAATGTCGGCGTGCTGGAACAAATCCGCCACCGGGTGGAAGCTTATGGCGGGCGGTTCGTATTCGGGGAATTCTCCGAAGGCTACGAGCGCGCCGGGGCCTATGCCGCGCCTGACGAGGGGCTGCATGGCGGCTACACCTTCTACATGCTGCGCCAGAAAGAGCTTTCGCCCGCTTTCGTCACCGGCAATTACGCCCTGCTGGAAGGACATCCTCGCCATTGGCCGGTGGTGGCGTTTTCGAACCACGACGTCACTCGTACCGCTAGCCGCTTTGGTGCGCCGCCCGAGGGCGATCACGAGCTTGCCAAGCTGCTTCTGGCGCTGCTGTTCTCGCTGAAAGGTACGGTCTGCCTCTATCAGGGCGAGGAGCTGGGGCTGACGGAAGTCGATCTCCGCCGCGATCAGATGCGCGATCCGGTCGGCGATCTCTATTTCCCGGTCTTCAAGGGCCGCGATGGCTGCCGCACCCCGATGCCTTGGGATGCTGATGCGGCGAATTTCGGTTTTTCGACCGGCACACCTTGGCTGCCGCTGGGGCCAGCCCATCGCGGGCTTTCGGTCTCCGAGCAGGAAAAGGACGAGGGCTCGGCGCTGATGTTTGCCCGCCGCTTCCTGGCCTTCCGCAAAAACCATGCGGCGCTGATCCGGGGCGAGATGGAGTTTCTGTCCGTGACCGGTTCCGTGCTGGCCTTCACCCGCAAGCTGGCGGGCGAGACGGTGCTGTGCGTCTTCAACCTCGGCCGGGAAGATTCGGTGTTTGATCTGGCCGGTTTTAATGGCGCAGCGGCTTTGGATATCGCCTGCGGTGCGGCGCAGGCGAAAGACGGCGCTCTCCGCTTGGCACCCTTAAGTGCTTGGTTCGGCATTCTCTGA
- a CDS encoding ATP-binding protein, translating into MKLWPRTLGVQLIVVTTMAIVLSNAAVALWFELGRERQNEAQVTDRMVDRATSLAALMATIQPKARVAAAQALESRYWHYRLHIGKHVPRPMSEAEAKLAERLRAALPEKAARQPVEVHLLQYKADTTPAMPAVEMTLPVVRGTELIATYVRPEGPTWPSEMFIAGILSTLMASVAGIYLARKVARPLSKLAQAAASVAKGDPPPHVPEVGPDDVRRAAEAFNAMAGQVTRTLASQRHLLSAVGHDLRTPLTAMRINLEFVEDPELRDRLLHNLDELQDLTEAVLSAAKGTGGEVRRQIDLAALVESICADLDDLGAPVAFESETQAPLFCRANEIRRAVRNLVENALAYGKSAEISLKEGGGVYEVWVEDRGPGIAAADRQRVFEPFVRLETSRNGETGGTGLGLTLVKAIAEGHGGRVALEDRPGGGLRARLILPRQQTPTGQRLSREAR; encoded by the coding sequence ATGAAACTGTGGCCGCGCACCCTGGGCGTACAGTTGATCGTGGTCACGACAATGGCGATCGTGCTCTCCAATGCCGCCGTGGCGCTGTGGTTCGAGCTGGGGCGCGAGCGTCAAAACGAAGCCCAGGTGACCGACCGCATGGTGGATCGCGCCACCTCCTTGGCCGCGCTGATGGCGACTATTCAGCCTAAGGCGCGCGTCGCCGCGGCCCAGGCGCTCGAAAGCCGCTACTGGCACTACCGCCTTCACATCGGCAAACATGTGCCAAGGCCGATGTCAGAGGCAGAAGCCAAGCTCGCCGAAAGGCTGCGCGCGGCGTTACCCGAAAAAGCCGCCCGCCAGCCGGTGGAGGTTCACCTTCTCCAATACAAGGCAGACACAACCCCGGCCATGCCAGCCGTGGAAATGACCTTGCCCGTCGTGCGCGGTACGGAGCTGATTGCCACCTATGTGCGGCCCGAGGGGCCGACCTGGCCCTCTGAAATGTTCATCGCGGGGATTTTGTCGACCCTGATGGCCTCGGTGGCCGGCATTTACCTCGCCCGGAAAGTGGCACGGCCTTTGTCCAAACTTGCCCAGGCCGCTGCGAGTGTCGCCAAGGGCGATCCGCCGCCGCATGTGCCCGAGGTGGGGCCGGATGATGTGCGCCGCGCGGCGGAAGCCTTCAACGCCATGGCCGGGCAAGTGACCCGCACCTTGGCAAGCCAGCGCCACCTGCTTTCGGCGGTCGGCCACGATCTGCGCACCCCGCTGACGGCGATGCGCATCAACCTCGAATTTGTCGAGGACCCCGAGCTGCGCGACCGGCTGCTGCATAATCTGGACGAGTTGCAGGACCTCACCGAAGCGGTCTTGTCGGCTGCCAAAGGCACAGGCGGAGAAGTGCGCCGCCAGATCGATCTCGCCGCCTTGGTGGAAAGCATCTGTGCCGATCTCGATGACCTTGGCGCGCCAGTCGCCTTCGAAAGCGAGACCCAGGCGCCACTGTTCTGCCGCGCCAATGAGATCCGCCGGGCGGTTCGCAACCTCGTGGAAAACGCCCTCGCTTATGGCAAGAGCGCCGAGATATCCCTGAAGGAGGGTGGCGGCGTGTACGAGGTTTGGGTCGAGGATCGCGGGCCGGGCATCGCGGCGGCGGACCGCCAGCGGGTGTTCGAACCTTTCGTTCGGCTGGAGACGTCTCGCAATGGAGAGACCGGCGGCACCGGGCTTGGCCTGACTCTGGTGAAAGCCATCGCCGAGGGCCATGGCGGACGCGTGGCGCTCGAGGATCGTCCTGGCGGTGGCTTGCGCGCCCGCCTGATCTTGCCGCGCCAGCAAACGCCGACTGGTCAGCGCCTAAGCCGCGAGGCCCGCTGA
- a CDS encoding iron-sulfur cluster assembly scaffold protein: MSDLPYSTAVLRHAADISTAGRLPHPSCSHTAKNPICGDRTTIDLSLADHAVTAVAHDTKACVLTQAAASILAKALPGHGIADLAALKDAIEIMLEGGAAPEGDFAPFAVLADVARHPARHRCVLLPIEAALTAVSEPVSENAEPST; the protein is encoded by the coding sequence ATGAGTGACTTGCCCTACTCGACCGCCGTCTTGCGCCACGCGGCTGACATCAGCACGGCAGGGCGGCTGCCGCATCCAAGCTGCAGTCACACCGCCAAGAACCCGATCTGCGGCGACCGCACCACCATCGACCTCTCATTGGCGGACCACGCCGTCACCGCGGTGGCGCATGACACCAAGGCCTGCGTCCTCACCCAGGCTGCGGCTTCCATCCTGGCCAAGGCCCTGCCCGGTCATGGCATCGCCGACCTCGCCGCCTTGAAGGATGCCATCGAAATCATGCTGGAGGGCGGCGCCGCGCCCGAAGGCGATTTCGCGCCTTTCGCGGTGCTGGCCGATGTCGCTCGCCACCCCGCGCGGCACCGCTGCGTGCTTTTGCCGATCGAAGCCGCGCTGACGGCAGTTTCAGAGCCAGTGTCAGAGAATGCCGAACCAAGCACTTAA
- a CDS encoding XdhC family protein → MQDDALQAAEAWLAQGHGVALASVLSTWGSAPRQTGSMLAIRDDGAFAGSVSNGCVEGAVIETGLAVIADGKLRSLEFGVDDGTAWSVGLTCGGRISILVERLDHPADIKTLNAARAASEPLVRVVDLESGKTQLIDPYTDVSPLAGAALIAARSNLSQVAEVDGRRCFFAVFNPRVDLVVVGAVHIAQALAKMAEMMGFCVRVLDPRPAFVTAERFPGVALYTDYADAVFSHSPLQRHSAVVVLAHDPKIDDPALIAALRSNAFYIGALGSQKTQAARRQRLTAEGFSQAEIDRIHGPVGLSIGSRSPAEIAVSILAEIVKTLRQA, encoded by the coding sequence ATGCAAGACGATGCGTTACAAGCAGCCGAGGCTTGGCTTGCGCAAGGCCATGGCGTGGCGCTGGCAAGCGTGTTGTCGACCTGGGGATCGGCGCCGCGTCAAACCGGCAGCATGCTCGCCATTCGCGATGATGGCGCTTTCGCAGGCTCGGTTTCCAACGGATGTGTGGAAGGCGCGGTCATCGAAACCGGTCTCGCCGTTATCGCCGACGGCAAATTGCGCAGCCTCGAATTTGGCGTTGATGACGGCACGGCCTGGTCAGTCGGCCTTACCTGCGGCGGGCGCATTTCCATTCTGGTGGAACGCCTCGATCATCCCGCTGATATTAAAACCTTGAATGCCGCGCGCGCCGCCTCCGAGCCGTTGGTGCGTGTGGTCGATCTCGAAAGCGGCAAGACACAGCTGATCGATCCCTACACCGACGTCTCACCGCTCGCCGGAGCGGCGTTAATCGCGGCGCGATCCAATCTCAGCCAAGTGGCAGAGGTCGATGGAAGGCGATGTTTCTTCGCGGTGTTCAATCCGCGCGTCGACCTTGTCGTAGTTGGGGCGGTTCATATCGCCCAGGCGCTCGCCAAAATGGCGGAGATGATGGGCTTTTGCGTTCGCGTGCTCGATCCGCGCCCAGCCTTCGTTACCGCCGAGCGCTTTCCCGGTGTAGCGCTCTACACAGATTACGCTGACGCCGTATTTTCCCATTCCCCATTGCAGCGTCACAGCGCGGTGGTCGTGCTGGCACATGATCCCAAGATCGATGATCCCGCCCTGATCGCGGCGCTTCGGTCCAATGCCTTTTACATCGGCGCGCTAGGCTCGCAGAAAACCCAAGCCGCGCGGCGCCAGCGCTTGACCGCGGAAGGCTTCAGTCAGGCGGAAATCGACCGCATTCACGGCCCTGTGGGCCTCTCGATTGGATCAAGAAGCCCAGCAGAAATCGCTGTGTCCATTCTCGCCGAGATCGTCAAGACCTTGCGCCAAGCCTGA
- a CDS encoding nucleotidyltransferase family protein encodes MPKIAAIVLAAGLSRRFGANKLLQEFRGKPLIRHVVESAQASTAGTVVVVTGAESHAVKAVLADTKVELVDNIDFSTGLSSSLIQGLKSVPPDCAGALILLGDMPLVSAEIIDQLIEMFSPTSSRAIGVPLSQGRQGNPVLWGRQFFPELLALSGDRGAKALITAHQDWVYTLEVGDPAVHIDIDTPDDLHRYE; translated from the coding sequence ATGCCCAAAATCGCTGCCATCGTCTTGGCCGCCGGGCTTTCGCGCCGTTTTGGCGCCAACAAACTGCTTCAAGAGTTCCGGGGCAAACCCTTGATCCGGCATGTGGTAGAGAGCGCCCAAGCGAGCACTGCGGGCACGGTCGTGGTCGTCACGGGGGCCGAGTCTCACGCTGTCAAAGCCGTGCTAGCGGATACAAAAGTTGAACTTGTGGATAACATCGACTTTTCAACAGGTTTGAGCAGTTCTCTCATCCAAGGCCTTAAGAGTGTTCCGCCCGATTGCGCGGGCGCCCTGATCTTGCTCGGCGACATGCCTTTGGTGTCCGCCGAAATCATCGATCAGCTCATCGAGATGTTTTCACCGACTTCTTCGCGTGCGATCGGGGTTCCCTTGAGCCAGGGACGGCAAGGAAATCCCGTCCTTTGGGGGCGGCAGTTCTTCCCGGAGCTTCTGGCCCTCAGCGGCGACCGTGGCGCCAAGGCGCTGATCACCGCCCATCAAGATTGGGTCTATACCCTTGAAGTCGGTGACCCGGCAGTCCACATCGACATCGACACCCCGGATGACCTTCATCGCTATGAGTGA